In Maylandia zebra isolate NMK-2024a linkage group LG12, Mzebra_GT3a, whole genome shotgun sequence, a single genomic region encodes these proteins:
- the psat1 gene encoding phosphoserine aminotransferase, protein MEHKQTINFGAGPAKLPPSVLLQAQNELLNYSGTGISVLEMSHRSSDFNKIINKTESLLRELLNIPDNYKVLFLQGGGSGQFSSVPLNLIGLKEDRCADYLVTGTWSAKAAKEAEKYGKVNVVHPKLDSYTKIPDPSSWTLNPSASYVYYCSNETVHGVEYNFTPETNGVVLVSDMSSNFLSRPVDVSKFGLIFAGAQKNVGCAGVTVVIVREDLLGHALKECPIVLDYKVQAEMNSLYNTPPCFSIYIMSLVLEWIKNNGGSAAMEMLNKQKSSMIYDIINASNGFYVCPVDTACRSRMNVPFRVGKKEGDEALEKEFLDGASKRGMISLKGHRSVGGIRASLYNAVTLEDTKALADYMKEFLKDHQ, encoded by the exons ATGGAACACAAACAAACCATCAACTTTGGAGCCGGACCTGCAAAACTTCCCCCCTCT GTGCTGCTTCAAGCTCAGAATGAGCTCCTAAACTACAGCGGCACTGGCATCAGTGTCCTCG AGATGAGTCACCGATCATCAGACTTCAATAAAATTATCAACAAAACAGAGAGCCTCCTGCGAGAGCTGTT aaataTTCCAGACAACTACAAGGTGCTGTTCCTGCAGGGTGGTGGGTCTGGACAGTTCAGCAGTGTTCCTCTCAACCTGATTGGTCTTAAGGAGGATAGGTGTGCCGATTACCTGGTGACGGGCACGTGGTCGGCCAAAGCAGCAAAGGAAGCGGAAAAATATGGCAAAGTGAATGTTGTTCACCCAAAACTGGATAGTTACACGA aAATCCCTGACCCCAGCAGCTGGACCCTGAACCCCTCAGCCTCCTACGTGTACTACTGCTCCAATGAGACAGTCCATGGTGTTGAATATAACTTTACCCCAGAAACAAATGGGGTGGTCTTGGTGAGCGACATGTCCTCCAACTTCCTGTCCCGACCTGTGGACGTCTCTAAG TTTGGGCTCATTTTCGCTGGGGCTCAGAAGAATGTGGGCTGTGCCGGTGTAACCGTGGTCATTGTGCGGGAGGACTTGTTAGGTCACGCTCTGAAAGAGTGTCCCATTGTCCTGGACTACAAGGTCCAGGCTGAGATGAACTCCCTGTACAACACACCCCCATGTTTCAG CATCTACATCATGAGCCTGGTTCTGGAGTGGATAAAGAACAATGGCGGCAGTGCTGCCATGGAGATGCTCAACAAGCAGAAGTCCTCCATGATTTATGACATCATCAATGCTTCTAATGGTTTCTATGT GTGTCCTGTAGACACAGCCTGTCGGAGCCGGATGAATGTACCATTTCGTGTGGGGAAGAAAGAGGGAGATGAAGCCTTGGAAAAGGAGTTTCTGGATGGTGCTTCCAAACGTGGAATGATCTCACTGAAAGGACACAG GTCAGTTGGAGGAATTCGCGCATCACTTTACAACGCTGTAACACTGGAGGACACTAAAGCACTCGCTGACTACATGAAGGAGTTCCTCAAAGATCACCAATGA